The following proteins are encoded in a genomic region of Myxococcaceae bacterium:
- the smpB gene encoding SsrA-binding protein SmpB, whose amino-acid sequence MIIAENRRAKFEYAIFETLECGIVLLGTEVKSLRDRHVNFADSYALLKNQEVFLIGLKIEPYQYGTHVNHETDRTRKLLLNRSEIEKLAKETDRKGRTLVPLKLYFKEGKAKVLVGVAEGKTKSDKRDTIQQREGDREIARVMRRGQR is encoded by the coding sequence GTGATTATTGCGGAAAATCGGCGCGCGAAGTTTGAATACGCCATTTTTGAAACCCTTGAATGCGGAATTGTTTTGCTTGGAACGGAAGTCAAGTCGCTTCGAGACCGACATGTCAATTTCGCGGACTCTTATGCTCTTCTTAAAAACCAAGAAGTCTTTTTGATCGGACTTAAAATCGAGCCTTACCAATATGGCACCCACGTCAATCATGAAACCGATCGAACTCGAAAGCTTCTTCTCAATCGATCAGAAATTGAAAAATTAGCAAAAGAAACGGATCGAAAGGGCCGAACACTCGTTCCTCTCAAGCTTTATTTCAAAGAGGGAAAAGCGAAAGTCTTAGTCGGTGTAGCAGAAGGCAAAACAAAGTCTGATAAACGCGATACCATCCAACAACGAGAAGGAGACCGTGAGATTGCCCGAGTCATGCGTCGAGGCCAACGTTAA
- a CDS encoding serine/threonine protein kinase → MKFTFIFLLVLPTDLAISARTFGIISRTRYQILSCSGAGNNCFFHALRQAGIDIQRQDVIHFLTRNREHPTIQTAVHRVAAQELLTFSGELEAPIQEFRAYLEQHPSEAMANLGSNEDLYSWFVEHLQNGNPMPFERDWQELPGPDFFELLGQAFDFDVQILSRSQQIPSHYEVIRQFQTPTSTRRRHVELLFQAGDIGHFELLVDPNAGSPIPATVQDYFHNIITPYTSGALYTNASLRASGNFGQIFYVKNRDRSYAAKWVIGQNSDSFRAEQEALRRLHSPFCNGLIELFESLYDGNYLLLLEWVGGGSLREAIKTQEFEDYQVVAIATQLLLALKHIHDQGVIHCDIKPQNILLNPGGNYAQICDFGLAEIDSKLHKQGVLKGSPNYMAPEVIQNGMITPQADIWGLGVTLYRLSFKRHPYPSNTFMETRENVWQPIAFPRSQRLTPVLERMFETDYQRRPSAEDLLNERLIQVFLTMLAHVDPRVPSEHRASYRDQIRLIDWSQPISQSHQNPPFVIAVNYLNGSFTLLVSWKNWTAITE, encoded by the coding sequence ATGAAATTTACTTTTATCTTTTTGCTCGTTTTACCAACCGATTTAGCAATTTCTGCGCGAACTTTCGGCATTATTTCACGAACCCGCTATCAGATTCTCTCCTGTTCAGGAGCCGGGAACAATTGCTTTTTCCATGCACTCAGGCAAGCGGGAATCGATATCCAGCGCCAAGATGTCATCCATTTTTTAACCCGAAATCGAGAACACCCCACCATACAAACCGCAGTCCACCGAGTAGCGGCCCAAGAACTTCTGACATTTTCCGGAGAACTCGAAGCACCCATCCAAGAGTTTCGGGCTTATCTCGAGCAACATCCTTCCGAAGCCATGGCTAACCTTGGTTCCAACGAAGATCTTTATTCGTGGTTTGTCGAACATCTTCAAAATGGAAATCCCATGCCGTTCGAGCGAGATTGGCAAGAGCTGCCAGGTCCTGATTTTTTTGAACTTCTTGGGCAAGCATTTGACTTCGATGTCCAGATTCTGTCTCGTTCCCAGCAGATTCCAAGCCATTACGAAGTCATTCGTCAATTTCAAACTCCGACTTCAACCCGCAGACGTCACGTTGAATTGCTTTTTCAAGCTGGCGATATAGGTCATTTTGAACTGCTCGTTGATCCAAATGCAGGAAGCCCGATTCCAGCAACCGTTCAAGATTATTTTCACAATATTATCACGCCCTATACATCGGGCGCTCTTTATACAAATGCTAGCCTTCGGGCAAGCGGAAATTTTGGACAAATCTTCTATGTCAAAAATCGAGATCGAAGCTACGCTGCGAAATGGGTTATTGGCCAGAATTCGGATTCATTTCGAGCCGAACAAGAAGCCTTGCGAAGACTGCATTCTCCCTTTTGCAACGGTCTGATTGAACTCTTTGAGAGTTTATACGATGGGAATTACCTACTCCTGCTCGAGTGGGTGGGAGGAGGAAGTCTCCGCGAAGCCATTAAAACTCAAGAGTTCGAAGACTATCAAGTCGTTGCGATTGCGACTCAACTACTCCTGGCCTTGAAACATATTCATGATCAAGGAGTGATCCACTGCGATATAAAACCCCAAAATATTTTGCTGAACCCAGGCGGAAATTATGCGCAAATCTGCGATTTCGGGCTCGCTGAAATCGATTCAAAGCTCCACAAGCAGGGCGTTTTAAAAGGAAGCCCGAACTACATGGCTCCAGAGGTGATTCAAAACGGAATGATAACTCCCCAAGCGGACATCTGGGGGCTCGGGGTAACACTCTATCGGCTCTCTTTTAAGCGGCATCCCTATCCGAGTAACACTTTCATGGAGACGAGGGAAAACGTCTGGCAGCCCATCGCATTTCCAAGATCCCAGCGCTTAACCCCCGTGTTAGAACGCATGTTTGAGACAGACTATCAAAGACGCCCAAGTGCAGAAGATCTCTTGAATGAGCGGCTCATTCAAGTCTTTTTGACCATGCTTGCTCACGTTGATCCAAGAGTTCCAAGCGAACATCGAGCATCTTACCGCGATCAAATACGGTTGATCGATTGGTCGCAGCCTATCTCTCAATCCCATCAAAATCCACCGTTTGTGATCGCCGTTAATTACCTTAATGGTTCGTTTACCCTCCTCGTATCTTGGAAAAACTGGACTGCGATAACCGAATGA